The uncultured Methanomethylovorans sp. genome contains a region encoding:
- a CDS encoding winged helix-turn-helix domain-containing protein: protein MKSKGMLSLLTFSEKRRDLLLFLLEQPSTLTNIRKKFDVSSPEIAPRIREMESANLMYKDPSTKMYTLTTTGKIVAKSFKPFVDMLDLIEKNEDFWNDHDLSGIPDYLLDRLADLKDCDFYVDKLENVYTSHKSFLESIEHSATIKGVSPVFFPAYPQFFKHLAEKDVSTSLIITDNIYDMITTDFAEDLKVYNDGEFTELHLIDNAKVAFVVTDLFFSMSLFFKSGNYDPRTDLICVDKKGIQWGNDLFDYYLGQAKKI from the coding sequence ATGAAATCCAAAGGCATGTTGAGTTTGCTTACTTTTTCGGAAAAAAGAAGAGATCTCCTTCTTTTTCTTCTTGAGCAACCGTCAACTCTCACTAATATTCGTAAGAAATTCGACGTATCCTCTCCAGAGATTGCTCCACGGATACGGGAGATGGAATCTGCGAATCTTATGTATAAAGACCCATCTACTAAGATGTATACACTTACAACTACTGGTAAGATCGTTGCCAAGTCTTTTAAACCATTTGTTGACATGTTAGATTTGATTGAGAAAAATGAGGACTTTTGGAATGATCATGATCTGTCTGGAATACCCGATTATTTGCTTGATAGGTTAGCAGATCTCAAAGACTGTGATTTTTATGTAGATAAACTCGAGAATGTTTATACTTCTCATAAATCATTTCTTGAATCAATCGAACACTCCGCTACAATCAAAGGTGTTTCTCCTGTTTTCTTCCCAGCGTATCCCCAATTTTTCAAACATCTTGCGGAAAAAGATGTTTCTACTTCCCTTATAATTACAGATAACATTTATGACATGATCACAACTGATTTTGCAGAAGATTTGAAAGTATATAATGATGGGGAATTTACTGAGCTACATTTAATTGATAATGCAAAGGTAGCTTTTGTGGTAACAGATCTTTTCTTTTCCATGTCTCTGTTCTTTAAATCAGGTAATTACGATCCACGGACAGACCTCATTTGCGTTGACAAAAAAGGTATTCAATGGGGAAATGATCTATTCGATTACTACTTAGGGCAAGCAAAAAAAATATGA
- the gpmI gene encoding 2,3-bisphosphoglycerate-independent phosphoglycerate mutase, with protein MAQSKKPLLLMILDGWGYSPEPMGNAVLAANTPVLNSLLEKHPSTFLEASGESVGLPAGQMGNSEVGHLNIGAGRVVYQDLTRINKSIECGEIYTNPVLLDAIRNVKEKGSNLHLMGLFSYGGVHSHMNHLKGLIKVAENQGLSRVYVHAFLDGRDVPPKQALCDMEEFQQVYGRKRNAVIATVSGRYYAMDRDKRWDRVKLAYDALVLGEGLKSKDPVYAIKDAYNRGENDEFVKPTVITDEDGQPLVTIKDHDSVIFFNFRPDRARQLSYSFVNECFEGFERNPCPHVHFVCMSEYDEKLDIPLVFPTESIDNTFGQVLSNHGLKQLRIAETEKYAHVTFFLNGGVEEQNTGEDRLLVPSPKVATYDLKPQMSAYEVTDKLVEQIRLGPYDVIIVNYANMDMVGHTGFFDAAVEAVQTVDTCVGKVVNAVMGSGGSVIITADHGNAEKMMDPISGSPHTAHTSNPVRCIYVCDERGVQLCEGKLSDIAPTMLEILNILKPIEMTGKSLIKK; from the coding sequence ATGGCACAATCTAAAAAGCCTCTATTGCTCATGATTCTCGATGGATGGGGGTATAGCCCAGAGCCCATGGGAAATGCTGTGCTGGCTGCGAATACACCTGTTCTCAATTCTCTTTTGGAAAAACATCCTTCTACTTTTTTGGAGGCTTCAGGGGAAAGTGTTGGTCTTCCTGCAGGTCAGATGGGTAATTCTGAGGTAGGACACCTCAATATCGGTGCGGGAAGGGTTGTTTACCAGGATCTGACACGAATTAATAAATCAATAGAATGTGGTGAAATTTATACCAATCCAGTACTTCTTGATGCAATAAGAAACGTTAAGGAAAAAGGCTCTAACCTGCATTTAATGGGTCTTTTCTCGTATGGAGGGGTACACAGCCACATGAACCATTTGAAAGGTTTGATCAAGGTTGCTGAAAATCAGGGGCTTTCCAGAGTTTATGTTCATGCTTTCCTTGATGGCAGAGATGTGCCTCCCAAACAAGCTCTTTGTGATATGGAAGAGTTTCAACAAGTGTATGGAAGAAAAAGGAACGCTGTCATTGCTACTGTTTCTGGAAGATACTATGCTATGGACAGGGATAAGCGCTGGGATAGGGTAAAACTTGCTTATGATGCTTTGGTCTTAGGTGAAGGTTTGAAGTCTAAAGACCCTGTTTATGCTATCAAAGATGCTTACAATAGAGGCGAAAATGATGAATTTGTCAAGCCCACGGTTATCACAGATGAAGACGGTCAGCCTCTTGTTACCATTAAAGACCATGATTCGGTTATTTTCTTCAATTTCAGGCCGGATAGGGCGCGCCAACTTTCGTATTCTTTTGTAAACGAGTGTTTTGAAGGATTTGAAAGAAATCCCTGCCCACATGTTCATTTTGTGTGCATGTCCGAATATGATGAAAAACTGGATATTCCACTTGTTTTTCCAACTGAATCTATTGATAATACTTTTGGGCAGGTTCTTAGTAATCATGGTCTGAAACAATTGCGGATAGCTGAGACTGAAAAATATGCACATGTCACTTTTTTCCTGAATGGTGGTGTAGAAGAGCAGAATACTGGGGAGGATAGATTGCTGGTCCCATCTCCTAAAGTGGCTACTTATGATCTCAAACCACAAATGAGCGCTTATGAGGTTACTGATAAGCTTGTGGAACAAATCAGGTTGGGGCCATACGATGTAATAATAGTCAATTATGCTAACATGGATATGGTGGGTCATACAGGTTTCTTCGATGCTGCCGTAGAGGCGGTACAAACTGTTGATACATGTGTAGGCAAAGTAGTGAATGCTGTGATGGGGTCCGGAGGATCTGTAATTATTACTGCTGATCATGGTAACGCTGAAAAAATGATGGATCCAATTTCTGGTTCTCCACATACGGCTCACACTTCCAATCCTGTACGTTGTATTTATGTATGTGATGAGAGGGGTGTACAGCTTTGTGAAGGCAAGCTATCTGATATTGCTCCAACAATGCTTGAGATACTGAATATTCTAAAACCTATAGAAATGACAGGCAAGTCACTTATTAAAAAGTGA
- a CDS encoding UbiA family prenyltransferase: MNTNSNLNHNYNNKIIISTDIYKNLFPTINLLNSSVLVSISGALRIYIASLLLLVNMNILNCVAGGLIVYAVYTLDRALESTEDAINRSELNGANKKLALFVCLITFAIGCYILNASGLLLIALMPLVAGYLYSKGLNFGRIKLKLKGGLGVKNLVVGITWGTFIASIAGVGLQSILPVFLVFFYYGSKLFINSTIYDFKDVKGDLMAGIKTLPVSLGEKNTRKLLLTLHIGSHLLLISAILMHLLAFEPVIVTYSFFIGLLYVFRLTNNRENEKTWGKIERLFLVDGESGFIVYLRAAITSMI; encoded by the coding sequence ATGAACACAAACAGCAATCTAAATCACAACTATAATAACAAGATAATTATAAGTACGGACATATATAAAAACCTTTTTCCAACAATAAACCTTCTAAATAGTTCTGTACTAGTATCGATATCCGGAGCCTTACGCATTTACATTGCATCACTACTGCTTCTGGTAAATATGAATATCCTGAACTGTGTAGCAGGAGGACTCATCGTATATGCAGTATACACTCTTGACCGTGCACTCGAATCAACTGAAGATGCTATTAACAGGTCGGAACTCAATGGGGCTAACAAAAAGTTAGCGCTATTTGTCTGTTTGATTACATTTGCGATTGGATGCTATATCCTCAATGCAAGCGGTTTATTGCTAATAGCCTTAATGCCGCTTGTGGCTGGATATCTTTACAGTAAAGGACTGAATTTTGGGAGAATTAAGCTTAAATTAAAAGGTGGCTTAGGAGTTAAGAATCTTGTAGTTGGGATTACATGGGGTACTTTCATTGCAAGCATAGCTGGAGTAGGACTCCAAAGTATCCTACCGGTGTTCTTAGTATTCTTTTATTATGGATCCAAGCTTTTCATTAATTCGACTATATATGACTTTAAGGATGTAAAGGGAGACCTGATGGCAGGCATCAAAACTCTGCCTGTAAGCCTTGGAGAAAAGAATACTCGAAAATTGTTGTTAACATTGCATATTGGATCTCATTTACTGCTGATAAGCGCCATATTAATGCATTTACTGGCATTCGAACCCGTGATAGTGACCTATAGCTTTTTCATAGGGTTACTATACGTATTTAGGCTTACAAACAATAGAGAAAATGAAAAAACCTGGGGAAAAATTGAAAGACTATTTTTAGTTGATGGAGAATCAGGATTTATCGTATATCTAAGAGCAGCAATTACAAGTATGATATGA
- the purH gene encoding bifunctional phosphoribosylaminoimidazolecarboxamide formyltransferase/IMP cyclohydrolase, whose amino-acid sequence MVKRALLSVSDKAGIVEFARGLAALGVELISTGGTARILRDSGIEVKDVSEVTGFPEMMDGRVKTLHPKIHGAILCNRHNPDHMVQAHDAGIELIDLVAVNLYPFEVTVTKEGVLLEEAIENIDIGGPTLLRAAAKNFNSVTVVCDPTDYGHVLKEIRSTGVISEKMRKQLAVKAFRHTAYYDATIDTYLSKELASEEVIHLNFTGGMELRYGENWHQKAKFFKEPGVKGPSLANARQLHGKELSYNNYVDADNALLTIKDLHSEKPAVVIVKHNNPCGLATGDTLLQALSAAWDGDPISAYGSIVCSNNVFDMQSAEFLEGKFVEIILAPGFDHDALEYLKKKSSNLRLLELPQLNDVFDVDHTYKYVVGGLLKQSRDVGLYEKWECVTEQSFPDSMRSLSEFCISACKSTKSNSITLAYEYQKGCYMMIAMGAGQPNRVDSIRKLAATKARENLKVIYERESPAVDFDEYYKNVLSKSVMASDAFFPFDDSIVHAAENGIFYIVSPGGSIRDDEVISTANKLGVSLVFTGMRHFLH is encoded by the coding sequence TTGGTAAAAAGGGCACTGCTAAGCGTTTCTGACAAGGCTGGAATTGTAGAGTTTGCTCGAGGGCTTGCAGCCCTTGGTGTAGAATTGATATCAACCGGTGGAACTGCACGCATTTTACGTGATTCAGGAATTGAAGTGAAGGATGTTTCAGAGGTCACAGGTTTTCCTGAAATGATGGATGGCAGAGTTAAAACATTGCATCCAAAGATACATGGTGCTATATTGTGTAACAGGCACAATCCGGATCATATGGTGCAGGCGCATGATGCAGGTATTGAGCTTATTGATCTTGTAGCTGTAAATCTCTATCCTTTTGAGGTCACAGTGACAAAAGAAGGTGTTTTGCTAGAGGAGGCTATTGAGAATATTGACATTGGTGGTCCAACTCTTTTGCGTGCTGCAGCTAAAAACTTTAATTCTGTAACTGTTGTGTGTGATCCTACAGATTATGGGCATGTACTCAAAGAGATCAGATCTACAGGAGTGATTTCAGAGAAAATGCGCAAGCAACTTGCTGTAAAGGCTTTCAGGCACACGGCATATTATGATGCAACTATTGATACTTACCTAAGCAAGGAACTAGCTTCTGAAGAGGTCATACACCTTAACTTTACTGGAGGTATGGAGCTGCGTTATGGTGAGAACTGGCATCAAAAAGCTAAGTTTTTCAAGGAACCAGGCGTGAAAGGTCCATCTCTCGCAAATGCAAGACAATTGCATGGAAAAGAGCTATCCTATAACAATTATGTAGATGCTGACAATGCTCTGCTGACAATAAAAGACCTTCATTCCGAAAAACCTGCAGTAGTTATTGTAAAGCATAATAATCCATGTGGACTAGCTACAGGTGATACTCTTCTACAGGCTCTTAGTGCTGCATGGGATGGAGATCCCATCTCTGCGTATGGAAGTATCGTTTGTAGTAACAACGTATTTGATATGCAGTCAGCAGAGTTCCTAGAAGGCAAGTTCGTAGAGATTATTCTTGCTCCTGGCTTTGATCACGATGCTCTTGAGTATCTCAAGAAAAAGAGTTCCAATCTAAGATTGCTTGAGCTGCCTCAGTTGAATGATGTCTTTGATGTTGATCATACGTATAAATATGTAGTTGGTGGCCTGTTAAAACAGTCTAGAGATGTGGGTTTATATGAGAAGTGGGAATGTGTAACAGAACAATCTTTCCCGGACTCGATGCGTTCTCTTTCCGAGTTCTGTATAAGTGCATGCAAAAGTACAAAATCCAACTCTATCACTCTTGCTTATGAGTACCAGAAAGGCTGCTATATGATGATTGCCATGGGCGCAGGTCAGCCCAATAGGGTAGATTCAATCAGGAAGCTTGCTGCTACTAAAGCAAGAGAGAACCTGAAAGTAATCTATGAAAGAGAAAGTCCCGCAGTGGATTTTGATGAATACTATAAGAATGTACTTTCAAAAAGTGTAATGGCTTCAGATGCGTTTTTCCCATTTGATGACAGCATTGTTCATGCAGCTGAAAATGGTATATTTTATATAGTCTCTCCCGGAGGTTCAATCAGGGACGATGAAGTCATAAGTACTGCAAACAAACTGGGGGTTTCTCTCGTATTCACTGGAATGCGACACTTCCTCCATTAA